A genomic region of Glycine max cultivar Williams 82 chromosome 15, Glycine_max_v4.0, whole genome shotgun sequence contains the following coding sequences:
- the LOC121173536 gene encoding NADH-ubiquinone oxidoreductase chain 5 — translation MAAVGFAGGISEIGVRVLRLTWSACRNCKGYLVDILTKVEADEGLGDKDMGFEEETSSSGSGLPRTIESVSGVIARCSPLFEYPPTALIVITSAGATTSFLAATTGILQNDLKRVIAYSTCSQLGYMIFACGISNYSVSIFHLMNHAFFKALLFLSAGSVIHAMSDEQDMRKMGGLASSFPFTYAMMLMGSLSLIGFPFLTGFYSKDVILELAYTKYTISRNFAFWLGSVSVLFTSYYSFRSLFLTFLVPTNSFGRDILQCHDVPIPMAIPLILLALGSLFVGYLAKV, via the exons ATGGCAGCAGTGGGTTTCGCCGGTGGTATTAGCGAAATAGGCGTGAGAGTTTTGCGATTGACGTGGAGCGCATGCAGAAATTGTAAAGGATACCTCGTCGATATACTCACCAAAGTGGAGGCAGACGAAGGTTTAGGCGATAAGGACATGGGGTTTG AAGAGGAAACATCTTCCTCCGGAAGTGGATTACCAAGGACAATAGAGTCGGTGTCT GGCGTGATAGCAAGGTGCTCCCCTTTATTTGAATACCCACCTACGGCTTTGATTGTTATTACTTCTGCAGGAGCTACGACGTCATTCCTTGCGGCAACCACTGGAATATTACAGAACGATCTAAAGAGGGTCATTGCTTATTCAACTTGCAGTCAATTAGGCTATATGATCTTTGCTTGCGGCATCTCTAACTATTCAGTTAGCATCTTTCACTTAATGAATCACGCCTTTTTCAAAGCATTACTATTCCTGAGTGCAGGTTCGGTGATTCATGCCATGTCGGATGAGCAAGATATGCGGAAGATGGGGGGGCTTGCCTCCTCGTTCCCTTTTACCTATGCCATGATGCTCATGGGCAGCTTATCTCTAATTGGATTTCCTTTTCTAACTGGATTTTATTCCAAAGATGTGATATTAGAGCTCGCTTACACTAAGTATACCATAAGTCGGAATTTTGCTTTCTGGTTGGGAAGTGTCTCTGTCCTTTTCACTTCTTATTACTCTTTTCGTTCACTTTTTCTAACATTTCTAGTACCAACTAATTCATTCGGGCGAGACATCTTACAATGTCATGATGTGCCCATTCCTATGGCCATTCCTTTAATACTTCTGGCTCTCGGGAGTCTCTTTGTAGGATACTTGGCCAAAGTGTGA
- the LOC100781614 gene encoding DNA polymerase, which produces MLFKTHGVRHNVPYTTYSRTRSTSTCILLNRIQSNSSKTLIFPHPKLLIPSLEYREPVSVQDTALLSHSVMSLLVSYVYPVLLGYAKANIIFYFKNREVGDIAKPLNKQSIPLTFDDGSPISKSEIYASVFSSIFKLIDIYDGFGVVRIAIRAHFEENIPGPLQPLKEELLEEALSECIKPSSGEIDISNLPVKSLSSTSRKYPKNITVPRKSGNISLRPFLVADTETIINKNSQHVPYAVGVMVVNPGIPVSRRERIDTYFSEDYSSRIFPTFEERSCQMLKSFIFRVAAITRQNRSAKTIYFHNLGRFDGIFLLKHLALYHPNYTVTPLMRDNRLYEVAVYSKKRLLFTFRDSLHLLPGKLDDLAKNLCPELGSKGSISYEDVRLESLSIMKESLLEYMEQDILLLGGIMQSFQDIYYKAYQADIVNKLTIASLALSLFREKYYDYNKHRIHIPNQNEDTFIRRGYYGGHTDAYLPYGTNLYYYDVNSLYPFVIKEFSMPGGIPVWHSDLEYMTLDNMFGFIEAYVECPKSINKPFLPYGDNKDGTLIFPTGTFVGVYYSEELKYARDIGYTIIPICGYLFEEMESPFKDYINSLFESRSNAKKKGNNALSFVYKLLMNSLYGRFGINPQSTKTEMCNKSKRDRIFRRPEFIDDVFIREDLYMVSYLTNPGKGPSYWDPPKNSAVQLAAAITAGSRIYMYKYISREDCLYTDTDSIVLGNPLPEEDVSSSVLGKFKLEDKILEGFFLAPK; this is translated from the coding sequence atgttatttaaaaccCATGGGGTAAGGCATAATGTTCCGTACACGACATACAGTCGTACTAGATCAACTTCAACATGTATCTTATTGAACCGGATTCAGTCCAATTCTAGTAAGACATTAATATTCCCGCACCCTAAGTTACTAATTCCGTCTTTGGAGTATAGAGAACCTGTATCGGTCCAGGATACAGCCCTCCTCAGCCATAGTGTGATGTCTCTCTTAGTAAGCTATGTTTATCCTGTCTTATTAGGGTACGCGAAAGCTAATAtcatattctattttaaaaatagagaagTAGGTGATATCGCTAAACCACTAAATAAACAGTCTATTCCCTTAACGTTTGATGATGGTAGTCCTATTTCTAAGTCAGAGATATATGCTAGTGTGTTTAgtagtatatttaaattaattgatatttatgACGGTTTTGGGGTTGTTAGAATAGCTATTCGAGCacattttgaagaaaatatcCCCGGCCCTCTTCAACCTTTAAAAGAGGAGTTGCTAGAGGAGGCTCTCTCTGAATGCATTAAGCCATCTTCTGGAGAAATCGATATTAGTAATTTACCTGTTAAAAGTCTTAGTTCTACTTCTCGAAAGTACCCTAAGAATATAACCGTTCCAAGGAAATCGGGCAATATATCCCTGAGGCCGTTCTTGGTGGCCGATACTGAGAccataattaacaaaaatagtcAACATGTACCCTATGCGGTCGGTGTCATGGTTGTTAATCCGGGGATTCCCGTTAGTAGGCGTGAAAGGATCGATACTTACTTCAGCGAAGATTACTCTTCAAGAATCTTCCCAACCTTTGAAGAAAGGAGCTGCCAAATGCTCAAATCATTTATCTTTAGGGTCGCGGCTATTACTCGACAAAATAGGTCTGCTAAAACAATCTACTTTCATAATTTAGGTCGATTCGATGGCATTTTTCTACTTAAGCACCTTGCATTATATCATCCTAATTACACGGTCACCCCCCTTATGAGAGACAATAGACTCTACGAGGTAGCTGTCTATTCTAAAAAAAGGCTATTATTTACGTTCCGAGACTCCTTACATCTACTCCCCGGCAAACTAGATGACCTTGCTAAGAATCTATGCCCTGAGTTGGGTTCTAAAGGATCTATTTCCTATGAGGATGTAAGACTTGAAAGTCTTAGTATTATGAAAGAGAGTTTGTTAGAGTATATGGAGCAGGATATTCTTCTGCTAGGGGGAATTATGCAGTCCTTCCAGGACATATATTATAAGGCTTACCAGGCAGACATAGTAAATAAGCTTACAATAGCCTCACTGGCTCTAAGTCTATTTCGTGAAAAATATTACGATTACAATAAGCATCGTATCCACATCCCTAATCAGAATGAGGATACATTTATTCGGCGTGGATATTACGGTGGGCATACCGACGCATACTTACCATACGGTACTAATTTATACTATTATGACGTTAACTCTCTCTATCCTTTTGTTATCAAGGAATTCTCAATGCCTGGGGGTATACCAGTCTGGCATTCTGATTTAGAATATATGACATTAGATAACATGTTTGGGTTCATTGAAGCATATGTAGAATGCccaaaaagtataaataaaccATTTCTTCCCTATGGGGATAATAAGGATGGCACTCTTATCTTTCCTACAGGCACCTTTGTTGGGGTTTACTATAGTGAGGAGCTCAAGTATGCTAGAGACATAGGCTACACTATAATACCAATTTGTGGATACCTCTTCGAGGAGATGGAAAGTCCATTCAAGGACTACATTAATTCTCTCTTTGAAAGCAGATCCAATgctaaaaagaaaggaaataacGCCCTATCTTTTGTATATAAATTACTAATGAACTCGTTATATGGTAGATTTGGCATCAATCCTCAAAGCACAAAAACCGAGATGTGCAATAAATCTAAACGTGACCGTATATTTAGACGCCCTGAGTTTATAGACGATGTCTTTATTAGAGAGGATCTATACATGGTATCTTATCTAACCAATCCGGGTAAGGGGCCTTCTTATTGGGACCCCCCGAAGAACTCCGCGGTACAACTAGCCGCAGCGATCACTGCCGGCTCAAGGATCTATATGTACAAGTATATTTCAAGAGAAGACTGCTTATATACAGACACCGACTCTATTGTCCTTGGTAATCCACTTCCGGAGGAAGATGTTTCCTCTTCTGTATTAggtaaatttaaattagaagaTAAGATCTTGGAGGGATTCTTTTTAGCACCTAAATGA